A stretch of the Bombyx mori chromosome 12, ASM3026992v2 genome encodes the following:
- the LOC101740585 gene encoding uncharacterized protein LOC101740585 isoform X2: MFRVCCLILFLVADTRQLSITKFSVPQSVEVGHNAELRCEYDLKPEELKKVIFVKWWWRPFGEDKQQIYQRTVGQPAKSTQHTIDMQIKENDTLVLLNIHPNASGIYECEVSNIEEVRKEQELIVYAKGTGPRLDITDVAVGPGEESVERSLLECAASHVAPLPDLKITINEKEINVTKNIKKSDDDGLYDIFANTTIEKNLVVGALLACQLSYTDLNITGDDFVDFILYDKTADDASQLCTSGIFLFCVLILSNLLSTK, encoded by the exons ATGTTTCGCGTGTGTTGCTTAATCTTGTTCTTAGTGGCAG ATACCCGACAACTATCCATAACAAAATTCTCCGTTCCACAATCAGTAGAAGTAGGACATAATGCTGAATTGCGATGTGAATACGATTTAAAACCAGAAGAGTTAAAAAAAGTGATATTTGTAAAATGGTGGTGGAGACCTTTTGGAGAAGATAAACAACAGATATACCAACGAACTGTTGGCCAGCCTGCAAAATCTACACAGCATACAATAG ATATGCAAATCAAGGAGAACGATACTCTGGTGCTATTGAACATACACCCTAACGCTTCCGGAATCTATGAATGTGAAGTATCAAACATAGAAGAGGTTCGTAAAGAACAGGAGTTAATTGTGTACG CTAAAGGTACTGGACCTAGGTTAGACATAACCGATGTTGCAGTCGGTCCCGGAGAAGAAAGCGTCGAAAGGAGTTTATTGGAATGCGCAGCGTCACATGTAGCTCCACTACCGgacttaaaaataacaattaacga aaaagaGATAAACGTaaccaaaaatattaaaaagagtGACGACGATGGATTGTATGACATTTTTGCTAATACAACAATAGAAAAGAATTTAGTTGTTGGTGCATTATTAGCATGCCAGCTTTCTTATACAGATCTCAATATTACGGGCGATGATTTTGTAGACTTCATACTTTATGATAAAACAG ctGATGACGCTAGCCAACTCTGCACATCGGGGATTTTCCTATTTTGTGtacttattttaagtaatttattatctaccaaataa
- the LOC101740585 gene encoding uncharacterized protein LOC101740585 isoform X1 — translation MFRVCCLILFLVADTRQLSITKFSVPQSVEVGHNAELRCEYDLKPEELKKVIFVKWWWRPFGEDKQQIYQRTVGQPAKSTQHTIDMQIKENDTLVLLNIHPNASGIYECEVSNIEEVRKEQELIVYAKGTGPRLDITDVAVGPGEESVERSLLECAASHVAPLPDLKITINEKEINVTKNIKKSDDDGLYDIFANTTIEKNLVVGALLACQLSYTDLNITGDDFVDFILYDKTGELTSTEMPEDSTDLSASKPVSLQNASDDASQLCTSGIFLFCVLILSNLLSTK, via the exons ATGTTTCGCGTGTGTTGCTTAATCTTGTTCTTAGTGGCAG ATACCCGACAACTATCCATAACAAAATTCTCCGTTCCACAATCAGTAGAAGTAGGACATAATGCTGAATTGCGATGTGAATACGATTTAAAACCAGAAGAGTTAAAAAAAGTGATATTTGTAAAATGGTGGTGGAGACCTTTTGGAGAAGATAAACAACAGATATACCAACGAACTGTTGGCCAGCCTGCAAAATCTACACAGCATACAATAG ATATGCAAATCAAGGAGAACGATACTCTGGTGCTATTGAACATACACCCTAACGCTTCCGGAATCTATGAATGTGAAGTATCAAACATAGAAGAGGTTCGTAAAGAACAGGAGTTAATTGTGTACG CTAAAGGTACTGGACCTAGGTTAGACATAACCGATGTTGCAGTCGGTCCCGGAGAAGAAAGCGTCGAAAGGAGTTTATTGGAATGCGCAGCGTCACATGTAGCTCCACTACCGgacttaaaaataacaattaacga aaaagaGATAAACGTaaccaaaaatattaaaaagagtGACGACGATGGATTGTATGACATTTTTGCTAATACAACAATAGAAAAGAATTTAGTTGTTGGTGCATTATTAGCATGCCAGCTTTCTTATACAGATCTCAATATTACGGGCGATGATTTTGTAGACTTCATACTTTATGATAAAACAG GTGAGCTGACATCCACGGAGATGCCCGAGGACAGTACCGACCTGAGCGCCAGTAAGCCAGTATCATTGCAAAATGCCT ctGATGACGCTAGCCAACTCTGCACATCGGGGATTTTCCTATTTTGTGtacttattttaagtaatttattatctaccaaataa
- the LOC101740819 gene encoding exocyst complex component 3 yields the protein MSSMDEIEEEAKAAAEKMVMNMMQRPGQLEKVEHYKKRITHKKASIEAQLKSAVQGKLDGVSVGLKQLQECLDDVQEISKKMDELEELLKGVPPLVATLQAVREEDLRHSQYVTAMDSLKHIFTVPESVAKTKQWIGEGKLLHAHQCLNDLENSRDDLLHELHRLPNQSSHDKIMLKAYFEDVEIVSNLLEKQIKLILARTLNTVRKEPTVIVTALRIIEREEKRDRMALEQQVQSGFLPPGRPKNWKNKAFEVLECAVAQRIEGTRVDEREDNKLWLVRYLELTRQLILEDLRVVKTLCVPCFPPHYDIVTNYVNMYHTCLSASLQDVVQSGIEGNEYVTLLSWVLNTYPGHELMGSPELKIDVTTLPPLLSDDVMQRLQDEYLRKMESNYMEWMEKTLESERAEWSANRAPDVEPHSNAYHTHAPVIIFQMIDQNLQVTETISKDITFKALLLSIDQVTRYGNMYREGVIQFKNAHFSDRSRVVYFTHHMITIVNNSEQMARLAQQTQARHWPPALHDPAAEAKFDNMLATFNNLRDEAAKFLLEEAFLDLEVHFDDLFTSKWLPSSIPVDTICITLDDYFQDYNHLREKNFEYVINEAQNLVYRKYITAMLSKKMAFKTVEEAQQAANKILKEGKQIRSFFKKIAPEGVNVDWPFEVISMLAEVLRCQDIEMLSLDLHSVVSKCADMSEEQLARLVWLRGDVPRARLRDTVAVALASRPAPRPTAHPALFAHITFNDSLLSHFAR from the exons ATGAGTTCCATGGATGAAATAGAGGAAGAAGCTAAAGCAGCTGCAGAAAAAATGGTCATGAACATGATGCAAAGACCTGGACAGCTTGAGAAA GTAGAGCATTACAAGAAAAGAATCACACACAAAAAGGCTTCCATAGAAGCACAGTTAAAATCTGCAGTGCAGGGGAAGTTAGATGGAGTAAGTGTCGGGTTAAAACAACTTCAGGAATGTCTTGATGATGTGCAAGAAATCAGTAAAAA AATGGATGAACTAGAGGAATTACTGAAAGGAGTGCCTCCACTTGTTGCTACTCTCCAAGCAGTTCGAGAGGAAGACTTACGACACTCCCAGTATGTCACTGCCATGGATAGCTTGAAACACATTTTTACTGTGCCTGAAAGTGTAGCCAAAACTAAACAATGGATAGGAGAAGGGAAACTTTTACATGCACATCAg TGTTTGAATGACTTAGAAAATTCTAGAGATGATCTGTTGCATGAGCTACATAGACTGCCCAACCAATCATCTCATGACAAAATTATGTTGAAAGCATATTTTGAAGATGTCGAAATAGTTTCTAACTTACTGGAGAAACAGATTAAACTAATCTTAGCTAGAACACTGAATACTGTTAGGAAAGAGCCTACTGTTATCGTGACTGCATTGAGAATTATAGAACGAGAAGAGAAAAGGGATCGAATGGCATTAGAG CAACAAGTACAGTCTGGCTTCCTACCGCCGGGACGACCGAAAAATTGGAAAAACAAAGCATTCGAAGTGCTAGAATGTGCTGTAGCCCAACGGATCGAAGGGACTCGTGTGGACGAGCGGGAAGACAACAAGCTATGGCTCGTTCGCTACTTAGAGTTAACGCGACAACTAATTTTAGAAGATTTGAGGGTAGTCAAAACTTTGTGCGTGCCTTGTTTCCCCCCACATTATGACATCGTTACTAACTATGTCAACATGTATCACACATGTTTATCAGCCAGT TTACAAGACGTAGTACAAAGTGGCATCGAAGGCAATGAATATGTTACACTATTATCTTGGGTTCTAAACACGTACCCAGGACATGAGTTGATGGGCAGCCcagaattgaaaatagatgtgACAACGCTGCCTCCCTTGCTGAGTGATGATGTGATGCAAAGACTTCAAGACGAGTATCTTCGG AAAATGGAAAGTAACTATATGGAGTGGATGGAGAAGACATTGGAGTCTGAGCGCGCCGAGTGGAGCGCCAACCGCGCGCCCGACGTGGAGCCGCACTCCAACGCGTACCACACGCACGCGCCCGTCATCATCTTCCAGATGATCGACCAGAACTTGCAG GTGACGGAGACTATCAGTAAAGATATTACATTCAAGGCTTTACTGTTGAGCATCGATCAAGTGACGCGCTATGGCAACATGTACAGGGAAGGTGTGATACAATTCAAG AACGCGCATTTCTCGGACCGTTCCCGCGTGGTGTACTTCACGCACCACATGATCACGATCGTGAACAACAGCGAGCAGATGGCGCGCCTGGCGCAGCAGACGCAGGCCCGCCACTGGCCGCCCGCCCTGCACGACCCCGCCGCCGAGGCCAAGTTCGACAACATGCTCGCCACCTTCAAC AATTTGCGAGACGAAGCTGCTAAATTTCTTCTTGAAGAAGCATTCCTCGACCTTGAAGTTCATTTTGATGACCTGTTCACTTCCAAATGGCTGCCTTCCAGCATTCCAGTAGATACCATCTGCATTACACTCGATGACTATTTCCAAGATTACAACCATTTGAGAGAGAAAAATTTCGAATATGTGATAAACGAAGCTCAGAACTTAGTTTATAGGAAGTACATAACGGCAATGTTGTCCAAGAAAATGGCATTCAAAACTGTTGAGGAAGCACAACAAGCTGCCAATAAGATATTGAAAGAAGGAAAACAAATACGGTCCTTCTTCAAGAAGATAGCGCCCGAGGGTGTTAATGTAGATTGGCCATTTGAAGTCATCTCTATGCTTGCTGAG GTGCTGCGGTGTCAAGACATCGAGATGTTGTCGCTGGACCTGCACAGCGTGGTGTCGAAGTGCGCGGACATGTCGGAGGAGCAGCTGGCGCGGCTGGTGTGGCTGCGCGGGGACGTGCCGCGGGCGCGCCTGCGGGACACCGTGGCCGTCGCGCTCGCCTCCCgccccgcgccgcgccccacCGCGCACCCCGCACTCTTCGCGCACATCACCTTCAACGACAGCCTGCTCTCACACTTCGCGCGCTGA